In Hymenobacter volaticus, the genomic window CGCGCGTACAGCACCATCATGCGCCAAAACCGCGACCTGCCCTACACCGAACGCCAGAAGAAGTGGCAGTTGGTACGCCGCGGCCGCTACGCCGAGTTCAATTTGGCTATCGACAGAGGCACGCGCTTTGGGTTGGAAACCGGCGGCCGCACCGAGAGCATTCTGATGAGTTTGCCGCCCCAAGTGGAGTGGCACTACGACTTCAATCCTGAGCCAGGCTCCCCGGAAGACGCCACGCAGCAATGGCTGCGCAAAGGAGTAGACTGGCTCTCTGAAGTCGGCAAGAAAGTAGCCGAAATGTAAGTGGTCGTTGGCAAACGTACCGTGGCCGGCGCCATACCTCACCAGAAGGGATTGTGGCGGCAGCCACGCTGGTAGAGAGCAACGCTTAGCGAATAGCCGACGGCGCCCGACGAGCGGAGGCATGCGCGCTAGTAGCAGCGGGCTGCGGCTGGGCCGGCAATACCAACACCGGCACTGGGCTTTGTAGCACTAGCTGCGCCGTTACCGTCTGCCGGAAGAGAGACCACAAGAGCGTGTGGGGACGCGCCACTACGGCCAACAGATCGGCGCGCTGCTCTGCCACAGCCTGCAAGATGCCCGTCGTGGGCTCGGCGTGGCATACGTGCGTGGTTGTTACGGCAGGCAGATTAAGCGTAAGCCCCGTTCGCACCACCGATGCCAGCGCCTGCGGAGCCGTATGCTGGGTAGCCGACTCGGTGACGTGCCCTACAATCAACTGCGCATGCAGCGCTACGAGCAAGTTACGGACAGAATCTACGCAAGTTCCTAACGTAAACTTGCCTCCGTCGGCGGCCAGAAGCACCCGCTCGGGCAATCCTACTTTGGACGTTGCTGGCACCACCAATAAACCGCAGGCATGGCTGCGCAGCACATTCAAGGCAGTGGTGGTTACAGGCACATCGGCGGTAGTCGCCCCCATTGGCCGGCTTAGCACAATCAGCGTGGGGTGGTGGCGGCTGATGGCGGTCTGCAGCACGTCTTCCATCGGGCCCACCCCCACCTCGCCTACGGCGGGCACGGGCAGCGCCTGCGCTAACGCGTGCAGCGCTTGCGTGGCCGAACTTGAAACCGGCAGTTGAGTGGTAGACTGTTCTGCCTTCAACGCCTCAACATCCTGCATATGCAAGAGCACGAGCTGGGCGCCGAGAGCTTGCGCCAAAAGCGTGGCAAAATCCAGAGCCGAGTTGGCACCGGCAACGAAATCCGAGACGATCAGCAGAGTGGGAGTCATAGTTGAGTAAGTAGTTAGCAGACAATCAAATGTGACCGTTTTACCTTTTACGCTTCCTGCGCCAGATCATCTCGAATCCTGGTTTTCCTCACCTTGCACCGCCGTTTTTCTGCGGCTGCTTCCCTTGGTGCATCCATCCGAGTGGGCGCTCCGGCAACAAGTAAGCTAAGTGCATCATAATGCACCGCACCATGTATACCTATTGTACCGGTAACACTGATTTCGAGTTGAGCTAAACTGTGCGTTTAAGCTCAACTAGCAGCTTAAATACCAGTTAGAAAGAAACTGTAAGGCACCGCCAACCGGAAAGCAACGACGTATTAGCCTCCATTAATACAGAAAGAATGGAAGCTACAAACGACATGGATAGTGGTTCAGCACAGGCTTTCGACGCTTCTAGTGCTCCTCCCACTTACTGGCTCACCCGCTTTGTTATTCTGCGCCTGCTAGGCCTACTTTATGCCATTGCCTTTCTGGTCGCCATCAATCAGATAGTGCCGCTCATGGGCGCGCATGGTCTGCTGCCGGTTGGCAACTACTTGCGGCAGATAAGCGAAGCCTTAGGGTCCGAAGGCGCTGGCTTTTTGCGTTTGCCGTCCGTTTTCTGGCTCGGCCATTCCGATGCGGCGCTGCTCACGGTGGCCTGGATTGGGTTTGCGCTTTCCTGCGTTGTGGTGGCGAGCTATGCCAATGCCTTGCTGCTGGGAGTGCTCTGGTTTCTATATATGTCCATTGTGCACGTTGGGCAAGAGTGGTACGGGTACGGGTGGGAGATTCAACTCACGGAAACTGGTTTTCTAGCTATTTTCCTTTGCCCGCTGCTCGACTGGCGGCCGTTTCCTCGGTACGCGCCCCCGATGCCCATCATCGTGTTGTTCCGCTGGCTGGCCTTCCGCGTTATGCTCGGGGCCGGTTTGATTAAGGTTCGCGGGGACGAGGTATGGCGCAACAGCACCGCCCTTTACTACCACTTCGAGACGCAACCTATTCCGGGTCCGCTGAGCCGCTGGTTTCATTTCATGCCGCGGTTTTTTTTGCAGGTGGGCGTCTGGTTTAATTGGCTGGCTGAGTTGGCCGCGCCGTTTTTCGTGTTCGGTCCCCGGTTTGCTCGCCACTTGGCTGGGGTAGTGATTGTGTTGTTTCAACTCAACATCATCGTCAGCGGCAACCTTTCTTTCTTGAACTGGCTGACCATCGTCCCGGCGCTGGCCTGTTTCGATGATGGCTTTTGGGCGAAGCTCCTCCCCCGCCAGCTCGTGCGGAAGGCGCAGGCTGCGGCTGACCGTGCCGAAACCTCCAACCCCATGCTTACCACCTCCTGGGTAGTGACGGCAATCATTGGGATACTCAGCATTCAGCCTGCCTACAATATGGTCTCGCCCGGCCAAATTATGAACACCTCATTCGATCCACTGGACTTGGTGAACACCTACGGGGCCTTTGGCAGCGTGGGCAAAGAACGCCTGAATGTAGTGTTCGAGGGAACCATGGACCAGGATTCCACCGACCAAGCCAATTGGCAGCCCTACCTCTACAAAGGCTTGCCGGTGCTGCTCGACCAGCGGCCACCCCAAATTGCTCCCTACCAACTGCGCTTGGACTGGCAAATGTGGTTTGCCGCCATGTCGTCGCCGGCAGAGTACCCCTGGACCATACACCTGGTGTGGAAACTGCTGCACAACGACCCTGCAATAGTTGGCTTGTTTGCCCGCAACCCCTTCCCCGACCAGCCGCCGCGCTACATCCGAGCGGTGCGGTACCGCTATAGGTTTGCCCCACCCGGCAATCCGCAAAACCTTTATTGGCAGCGCGAGCGGGTAGACCTCTGGCTTCCCCCACTTTCCACCAACGATCCGCGCCTGGTTGAGTTCCTAAAAAGCGCAGGCTGGATGCAGTAAGCTAGCAGCCGCTCCCACGAGCTAGCAGACAACACACGCTCATTGTACACGCAAAAATGCTTCAAGTGCTCCGCTAGAAGCATTTTTGCGTGTACAATCAGTACAGCCTAGCGCAAAATAAGCACGCGCACGGTCTGGTGCTGGCTGTTAATTAACAGCGAACAGGTATACAAGCCTGGCGCGAGGGTCTGACTGTGGAGCGTCTTATCCGCAGTCCTGATGCGCTAGCACTGTATATTTACTTAACCATACGCCTGATTTGGTGGTTAGCAGATAATGGAAGTACAGCAGTTGCCCACCTTCAACTTCAATGCCTACCCGCAAACAACGGAGCCCGCCATCCGCGAGCTGCCTACGGAGGCGTTGGAACAGCTGGTGGTGTACCGGCGTGAAGAACGGTTTGCCACCTGTCGGCAGCACATCGAGCTGCACCGCCGGTCGTTCTACAAGCTCTCCTTATTTGGGGAAGGCGGCGGCACGTTCACCCTCAACGACGAGCTAATCACGGTGGCGCCGCAGTCCATCTTGCTCGTGAAGCCGAACACGGCCCTGAGCTGGCGCTTGCACGAAGGTTCTCAGACCGGCCTGTATGGCTTTTTCTCCCCCGATTTCTACAACGCGGGCTTACTGCCAGCCTATCAGATTGAGGCGATGCTGGCCGGTGGCGCACCTTACGTGTACCATGCCTGCACCCCAACTGAATATGCAACGCTTCAGTTGAGCGGCGAGCAACTATTCGCTCAACAACAGCACCTGGAAAAAGCCCGCCTTTACCTGCGCCTGCTGCTGACCGACATCCGCGACTGGCAAACTCCCACCGCAACTGCTCCCGCTTTTTCGGTGGTGCAACAGTTTCTGCAGTTGATAGAAGCGCGCTTGGCGGCCCACGAGTCCGCGCTGGCGCTGGACGCCTATGCCGAGGTGCTGTGCGTCGATGCCAAGTACCTGAGCGCCTTATGCCGCAAGGCCACCGGCAGAAGTGCGGCGCGCCTGCTCAAGGAGAAGGTAACCACAGAAGCCAAAGTGTTGCTGACGGGCACGCAGCTGCCTATCAGTGATATTGCGTATCAACTGGCATTTTATGATGTAGCCCACTTTTCCCGCTGGTTCAAGCAGGTAGCTGGCCAAACACCCTCGGCGTACCGGGCGCAGTTTACGGGGTACAAATAGTTCGGCGATTTGTACAAAGCAGGGCACAGGCGGGTTCCGACCTTTGCCCACAGGCACCCCTCAAGGGGAGCCACCAGGAAATAGCCGCTTGTTGCTACCCCTGGTTTCGCTTTCCCGTACACACGCTCATGGATAAAATTGCTTTAATTGTTGGAGCCAGCGGCATCATTGGCAGCAACTTGGCCAAGGAACTGCTAGCCAATGGCTGGACCACGTACGGCTTGGCCCGAAACCCCAAAACCGACATTGCCGGTTTGCACCCAGTAGCCGCCGACCTACTCCACCCGGAAACCCTACAAACCGCCCTGGCTGACGTGGCACCCACGCACGTCTTTCTGACCAGTTGGATGCGGCAAGAAACCGAAGCCGAAAACATTCGGGTGAACAGCGCGATGGTGCGCAACCTGCTTGCGGCGCTGTCGCCCAAGCACACGGTGCAGCATGTGGCCCTGGTTACGGGCCTCAAGCACTACCTCGGGCCGTTTGATTCCTACGCCCGGGGCGGCTCCTTGCCGGCTACCCCGTTGCGGGAAGAGCAGCCTCGCCTCGACCTCGAAAACTTCTACTACGCCCAGGAAGACGAGGTTTTTGCTGCTGCCGCGCGCGACGGCTTCAGTTGGAGCATTCACCGCCCGCACACCATTATTGGCCAGGCAGTCGGCAACCTCATGAACATGGGTACCACGCTGGCCGTGTACGCCAGCCTCTGCAAGGAAACCGGCAAGCCCTTCCGCTGGCCCGGTTCGGAAGCGCAATGGAACGGCCTCTCCGACGTAACCGACGCCCGCGTAATTGCCAAGCAACTGGCCTGGGCCGCCACAACCGAGGCGGCGCACAACCAAGCGTTTAACATCACTAACGGTGACTATTTCCGCTGGAGCTGGCTGTGGCCGCGGCTGGCCGATTGGTTTGGCATTGAATGGGCAGGCTACGATGGCACCGTGCACCCGCTCGAAGCCGAACTAGCTGATGCCGCCGAGCTCTGGCGCGACCTCGCCACTCGCCACCACTTGGCCGTTGCTGACCTACATAAGCTGGCTTCGCCCTGGCATACCGACCTGGATCTGGGCCGCCCCATTGAAGTAATGACGGATATGTCGAAAAGCCGGCAATTGGGCTTTATGGTGTACCAGCGCACCGAAGATTCGTTTTTCGACTTGTTTGCGCAGCTGCGGGCAGACCAACTGATTCCGTAGGCGGCAACCTCGGGGCTACCAACTGATCTACGGGTGGTGGCCCCGTGAAACACGCCTTTCCCGAGGCGCAATTTCTCTTGTTTCAGCTACAACTAAGACCCTAACCTACTACCGGTTAGGGTCTACGTTCTTTTTGCTTATTTACTATGTCCACGCAGCCAAACAGTTCCACGAACGATGATTCTCGGGCCGATAACCGCCACCGTCCGCCCGAGCGCACCTCTTACCGTACCACTACGGAGCCGCTTATTGTCACGCCAACCTTCCTCACGCGCGCCGATGCCACACCCCGCACGCTACGCCCCTCGACCAAGGTTTTACCCGCAGCCGCACGGGCGAGGCGCTGGAAAACCCGGACACCGAGCCAGCTGAAATTGCGTTGGAAGCTGATTTAAACCTGTCCTTCGAGCACTGGGATGAATACTGGCGCAAGGTGCACGGCCCTAAGTTCGCCTACGAGGAGCCAGGCAGTACCTCGGAACCCGTGCTGCGCTACGACCAGGTGCACCGCATTGCTGGTGGGCCCTCGTCGTATTTCCACCCTCCTTACCAGGCCATGACCCAGGAGAATGGCAAGCTCGTAGCCGATCCTCACGCTCATGTGCCAACCTATGAGCGTCCGCGCTGGGACGGTTTCGCGTACATCGCCTACGCCGCGCAGGCCGACATCGAGCGGGTGCTAAAGCAGGAACAGTACGACAAGCGCATTGCCGCCGACGAGCAAGTGGCGTTTCGCATGGTTACGCGCTCCATTACCCGCGAGTACATTTTGCTGCCCAGTGCCCAGCATCGCGACCCGATCAGCTTGGTTAAGATTCATTACCGGCGCCCCGAGCTTACTCGTGAGGCGTTCCAGCAGCAACTGCTCAGGCAACATGCCCCGCTGGTGCTGGCCCAACCCGCTACCCACCAGTATGTACGCCGCTACGCCCAGCTACACAACATCGGCTCGACGCAGCACGACCCCGAAGGCAGCTTGATGGACGGCATCTCGGTGCTGGCCTTTGCCTCCCTCAACGACGTGGAAGACTACTTGGTGAGCGACGACTACCGCGCCATTGCCGCCGACGAAGCCACTTTCACGGACGTGGCCCAGTCAGAGTATTGGACCGGCCTCAACTACAGTGTCATCAACCGGCTGCTGCCTGAGCTGGCCACCAAGTACTAAAGTAAACAGGCCGAAGAGCCAAGCAACTCTAGTATACTATATAGCAGAGCCGGGCTAGCGTCGAGTTGAATCGGCGTCACACATCCAGCCGGGAGCCTTAAGTAGTGACAATGTGGAACAGTTGATGGCGGGAAGGCAAAGCATTTTAAGTAAGTTGAAGCTTCCTTTGATTTTCAACTGGCACTTATGAAGGCTTTGTTTTCTAGCGGTCTGCTGCTGTTTATAGCCGGCACTGCGGCTGCTCAGACCCGGCCGGCCTCGGTTACGTTTCTTAACCCGGCAACGGTGGCTCCGGCCAAAGGCTATTCTCACGCCGCCCAGGTGGACTTGGGGTCCTCTACCATGCTGATTATCTCCGGTCAGGTGGCCCTCGATGCGCAAGGTGCCGTAGTCGGCCCGGGCAACGTGGGTCAACAGGCCGAGCAGGCTTTCGCCAACCTTAAGGCCATTGTGGAAGCTGCCGGTGGCACTATGCGCGACGTGGTGAAACTCTCGTATTTCTTGCTCGATGTTTCCCAGCTGCCAGCCGTACGTACCGTCCGGGACCGGTATATCAATACGAGTACTCCACCAGCCAGCACGGCCGTGCAGGTCAGCAAGCTTTTTCGCGATGAACTATTGCTGGAAATTGAAGCCACGGCCATCATTCCCAAAAAGCAAAGCACCCGCTAGCCGCGCCGCAGTTCAGAGCAGGCGCAAACGCAGGCATAGCAGAATTTAGAGCGTGCGTTTGCTTTTCAGTCAGTAGGCATAGTAGGCATGCTCGAGTTGCGTACCTTCACTTCTTGGGCCACTTTTCTTTAGCTACTTAGCAGCGGCAGCGCAGTACAGCTTATCAGGCACGCGCGTACTTGAATTAGACAGACTTGTGTATGGACACGTTCAAGGCCCTCTACTCCAATTCTATTACCCTGCACCTCATTAACGAGGACAACCTAGCGCAGGTCGATTCCTTGTTTCAAGGGTTTTCCGACTCGGCGGGCATGGTGGCTGAACTTCACGATAATTACTTGCCCGAGTACCGCCGCGGCCGCCGCATGAACTATGGCTTTTATTCCATGCTAGGTACCGAGCTGGCTGGCATGACGTTACTGTCCATCGACAGCTGGGAAGAAAGCACTGGCTCGACCGGCGCCGATATTTTTCAACACATGCGCGGCCGGGGCATAACACCAGGCAGCAAGCCGCACTTGTTTTACCTGGCGTTCGAGCTGCTGGGCCTCAACCGCGTGGCCACCGGTCACCGAGTGTCCAACTTATCATCGAAACGCTCCATTGCCAAAACGCCGGGCTTTCAGTTCGAGGGCATTATGCGCGAGTCGGGCGTAAACGAACAAGGCGAGTTCGAAGACGAAATGCTTTACGCCATTCTGCGCCGCGACTGGCTGCAACTCTACGACAAGTCGCAGGTACAGGTGATTTACTAGCCGCTCTGCAACAACTTGCTTGCGTTGCGTCAATTCAATAGTAGTCTCCATTGGAGAGTAAGGCTTTTATGTATTTATAACATTGGCACGATTTGCAAGCTAATACGCGAGCCTACAAATGATTAGTCAAGACATAAGTAGCAGAGCTACGTCTTTTATTCGAGCAGACAAGGTAAATGAAGCACAGCGGCTAGTTAGACAAAATAGGTAGGCAGCTACATTCCTGGCAGCGACCCTCAACTCCACACTGTTAGCGAAGAAGCATAAATAATGGGGTTTTAGCCGTTTGACACAAACGTTTGCGAAATATCACTTGAATTTTATAGGCTAGTCATTGACAACAATAAACTTGCCTCAGAGGCTAAAATGAGCCTTTAAGTGAAATAGGCTGTCGGAGGGTAGCGTCCCAAATATCTTTCAAGGACACCTTTTATGCTACTGAACGACCTACCTAAATACAACCCTACGCTAGAGTTTCTATTGCATCCAAAAAGGCACCTATGGAGTGTATTTACAAAGCAGTATTTGAATAAGTCAAAAACGCATCCATTTATTAGACTTTACTTAGAAGGGCTATACTTTTTATGAGCAACAGATGAAAACTGAACATTATTTTGCATATGTTACGCAAACGATTGTGAGAGCCAGTTTCTGCTTACACAATCCTTTGCGTAAATGTGCTTTCACCTTCTGACGGCATTCTATTCTTTTAAACGATGAGCCCATAATTCATCCAACGGGCTACTAGTTGGCCTGTGCGCTCTTACCAGTCAACTCGGGTCTGGATACTGTTCCGCCAGTTGCTTTTGCAGTACTGTTTCATTCATCAAAAAACCCACATGCGTATGAAAAACAGAGTACGAACTAAGTCAGTACATGGCATCATTCGGGGGTCGTTGGCGTCGGCTGTTTTGTGTGCTTCTGTCGAGGTTGCTTTGGGCGCCACCGATAAGAGTGCACCGGGAAGCCCCGCTGCATTTCCCGTTTCGCCAGCTATTGACCTGAGCCTGCCCGACGTACCCGTTCGCGGCACCGTAACTGACACCAAAGGAGACCCTCTGCCGGGGGTGAACGTGGTGGTTAAAGGCACCACCAACGGCACGCAAACCGATGCCCAAGGAGCGTTTAGCATCAGCGCGCCTGAGGGTGCTACCCTGGTTTTCTCGTTTATCGGCTACAAGCCGCAGGAAGTAGCCGCTTCCGCTTCACGGCTGACCATCCAGCTTTCCTCCGACGACAAAGCACTCGACGAAGTAGTGGTTGTGGGCTACGGCACCCAATCACGGGCCACGGTAACGGGTGCCGTGAGCAGCGTCAAGTCCGAAGAGATTCTGCGGACGCCAGCCGTTGCGGCCACTAGCGCGCTGGTAGGTCGTGTGCCCGGCATCACGGCTCGCCAGGCCGACGCCCGGCCGGGTAACGGCTCCACAATTCAGATTCGCAATCTGGGCGATCCGCTGTATGTAATTGATGGTATTGTATCGGACGTAGGCCAGTTCAACAACCTTGGCATCAGCGACATCGAGAACATTTCCATCCTGAAAGATGCTTCTGCGGCCATCTATGGCTTACGGGCGGCCAACGGGGTAGTGCTGGTAACTACCAAGCGAGGCAAAACCAACCAGAAACCTACAATCAGCATCTCGGGGTACTATGGCTTGCAGAACTTCACGAAGTACCCGCATCCGGCTAATGCGTATCAGCATCAGCGCGCCCTCGTGGAATCGGAGCAGAACCTAGCGCAGCAGCAACGCCGCTCTCCAAACGCCGTCAACGACCCGGTGAGCGGCATTCCGCTGACTGCTACCGAGCTTGAAAAATGGCGTCAAGGCACCGACCCAGGCTACAAAAGCTACGACTACTACAAGATGGTGATGCGGCCCAACGTGCCGCAGTACTTTGTAAACGGTAGCCTCTCGGGGGTAGCGAGAACATAACCTACTACCTATCGGGCACTCACCTAAGTCAGGAGGCGCTCATCAAGGACTACCACTTCAAGCGCACCAACCTCCAAGCCAACCTGGAAGCTCGGGTAACGTCGCGGTTGAAGATTGGCTCGCAGCTGAGTGCGCGCTACGAAGACCGTTTTCAGGCCGGCGTACCTGGTCTGGACGACTACTTCAACCCTTTCCTGAGCATTTTTAGTATGTGGCCCACCGAGCGGCCGTATGCCAACGACAACCCCAACTACATCAACCAGACGCACAACGTCAACGTCAACCCGGCTACCTACGACACCAACATTACGGGTACCATCCAGGAAGATACGCGGGCGGCCAAAGCCAACCTGTACACGGAGTACAGCTTCGACTTTGGGTTGACGGCCCGGGCCACGGGTTCGTACAACTTCACCAACTTCAACTTCGACGGCTTCGAGTACACGTACAATGCCTACCAGTACGATGCGGCCAAGGATATTTACTTCACCCAGCCGGGTTGGGGCAACCAAAACCCTTGGCGCGAAACGCGTCGTCGCAACATCATCGACCGTTTCGGGCAGTTGCAGCTTAGCTACAACAAGCAATTCGGCGACCATGGCGTGGCGGCCGTAGCTGCTTATGAGCGCTACGATACCGATAACCGCTACAGCATTATCCATACCGTACCGCCCAACAATACCATTCCGATCCAGTTGTTTGCCAGCCAAGACTTTTTGGCCGACGAGCGTAACGAGCGGGCCAGGGCGGGCTACATTGGCCGGGTAAACTACAACTACAAGCAGAAATACTTGGTTGAGGTGCTAGGTCGCTACGACGGTTCCTGGCTGTTTGCGCCGGGTCGCCGGTACGGCTTCTTCCCGGCGGCTACGGTTGGCTGGCGCCTGACGGAAGAACCCTTCCTCAAGGAACGCGGCACCGGCGTGCTGAGCGAGTTGAAGCTACGCGGTAGCTATGGCCGCACCGGCGCCGATGACTTAGATGATCCCGACAACAACAACTACGTAGTGGCGCCCTACAGCTACGTACCGGGCTACGACTTCCCATCGGGCAGCGCCATCTTCAATGGCAACTACACCTTTGGCGTACGGCCCCGCGGCTTGCCCATCACAACGCTTTCGTGGGTAACCAATATTACGTCGAACATCGGGGTGGATGTTGGCTTCCTGAATGGCAAGCTGACCGGCCAGTTCGATGCGTTTGAGCGCCGCCGCAAAGGTTTGCCTGCCGCGCAATACGACATTCTGCTGCCCAGCGAAGTAGGCTACGGACTTCCCCTAGCCAACCTCAACTCGGAAGCTACGCGCGGCGTGGAAGGTGCGCTATCGTATTCC contains:
- a CDS encoding GNAT family N-acetyltransferase, giving the protein MDTFKALYSNSITLHLINEDNLAQVDSLFQGFSDSAGMVAELHDNYLPEYRRGRRMNYGFYSMLGTELAGMTLLSIDSWEESTGSTGADIFQHMRGRGITPGSKPHLFYLAFELLGLNRVATGHRVSNLSSKRSIAKTPGFQFEGIMRESGVNEQGEFEDEMLYAILRRDWLQLYDKSQVQVIY
- a CDS encoding lipase maturation factor family protein; the encoded protein is MEATNDMDSGSAQAFDASSAPPTYWLTRFVILRLLGLLYAIAFLVAINQIVPLMGAHGLLPVGNYLRQISEALGSEGAGFLRLPSVFWLGHSDAALLTVAWIGFALSCVVVASYANALLLGVLWFLYMSIVHVGQEWYGYGWEIQLTETGFLAIFLCPLLDWRPFPRYAPPMPIIVLFRWLAFRVMLGAGLIKVRGDEVWRNSTALYYHFETQPIPGPLSRWFHFMPRFFLQVGVWFNWLAELAAPFFVFGPRFARHLAGVVIVLFQLNIIVSGNLSFLNWLTIVPALACFDDGFWAKLLPRQLVRKAQAAADRAETSNPMLTTSWVVTAIIGILSIQPAYNMVSPGQIMNTSFDPLDLVNTYGAFGSVGKERLNVVFEGTMDQDSTDQANWQPYLYKGLPVLLDQRPPQIAPYQLRLDWQMWFAAMSSPAEYPWTIHLVWKLLHNDPAIVGLFARNPFPDQPPRYIRAVRYRYRFAPPGNPQNLYWQRERVDLWLPPLSTNDPRLVEFLKSAGWMQ
- a CDS encoding SusC/RagA family TonB-linked outer membrane protein, producing MKDYHFKRTNLQANLEARVTSRLKIGSQLSARYEDRFQAGVPGLDDYFNPFLSIFSMWPTERPYANDNPNYINQTHNVNVNPATYDTNITGTIQEDTRAAKANLYTEYSFDFGLTARATGSYNFTNFNFDGFEYTYNAYQYDAAKDIYFTQPGWGNQNPWRETRRRNIIDRFGQLQLSYNKQFGDHGVAAVAAYERYDTDNRYSIIHTVPPNNTIPIQLFASQDFLADERNERARAGYIGRVNYNYKQKYLVEVLGRYDGSWLFAPGRRYGFFPAATVGWRLTEEPFLKERGTGVLSELKLRGSYGRTGADDLDDPDNNNYVVAPYSYVPGYDFPSGSAIFNGNYTFGVRPRGLPITTLSWVTNITSNIGVDVGFLNGKLTGQFDAFERRRKGLPAAQYDILLPSEVGYGLPLANLNSEATRGVEGALSYSSQVGDFTYTVGANATLSRRRDLEQYKPRFGNSLDEYRNSFIDRWGSIGWGYEVIGQFQSEQEVAAYTVNNDGQGNRTQLPGDFIYKDVNNDGLINGLDERPIGYVEGAPPLVNYALNTSFGYKGFTLSFDIVGAGMQTFRREVELRIPFQNNGTSPDYIFEDRWHHEDPYNADSPWIPGKYPSIRRDNAGHSNYNRRNDFWVTNVRYVRLRNLEVGYNLPKPFLSKIGISACRVYMNGTNLYVLTNIKDLDTDPEISSNGGLVYPPQRLYNAGFALSF
- a CDS encoding universal stress protein, which translates into the protein MTPTLLIVSDFVAGANSALDFATLLAQALGAQLVLLHMQDVEALKAEQSTTQLPVSSSATQALHALAQALPVPAVGEVGVGPMEDVLQTAISRHHPTLIVLSRPMGATTADVPVTTTALNVLRSHACGLLVVPATSKVGLPERVLLAADGGKFTLGTCVDSVRNLLVALHAQLIVGHVTESATQHTAPQALASVVRTGLTLNLPAVTTTHVCHAEPTTGILQAVAEQRADLLAVVARPHTLLWSLFRQTVTAQLVLQSPVPVLVLPAQPQPAATSAHASARRAPSAIR
- a CDS encoding EthD domain-containing protein, which translates into the protein MEADLNLSFEHWDEYWRKVHGPKFAYEEPGSTSEPVLRYDQVHRIAGGPSSYFHPPYQAMTQENGKLVADPHAHVPTYERPRWDGFAYIAYAAQADIERVLKQEQYDKRIAADEQVAFRMVTRSITREYILLPSAQHRDPISLVKIHYRRPELTREAFQQQLLRQHAPLVLAQPATHQYVRRYAQLHNIGSTQHDPEGSLMDGISVLAFASLNDVEDYLVSDDYRAIAADEATFTDVAQSEYWTGLNYSVINRLLPELATKY
- a CDS encoding SDR family oxidoreductase, which translates into the protein MDKIALIVGASGIIGSNLAKELLANGWTTYGLARNPKTDIAGLHPVAADLLHPETLQTALADVAPTHVFLTSWMRQETEAENIRVNSAMVRNLLAALSPKHTVQHVALVTGLKHYLGPFDSYARGGSLPATPLREEQPRLDLENFYYAQEDEVFAAAARDGFSWSIHRPHTIIGQAVGNLMNMGTTLAVYASLCKETGKPFRWPGSEAQWNGLSDVTDARVIAKQLAWAATTEAAHNQAFNITNGDYFRWSWLWPRLADWFGIEWAGYDGTVHPLEAELADAAELWRDLATRHHLAVADLHKLASPWHTDLDLGRPIEVMTDMSKSRQLGFMVYQRTEDSFFDLFAQLRADQLIP
- a CDS encoding helix-turn-helix domain-containing protein, which produces MEVQQLPTFNFNAYPQTTEPAIRELPTEALEQLVVYRREERFATCRQHIELHRRSFYKLSLFGEGGGTFTLNDELITVAPQSILLVKPNTALSWRLHEGSQTGLYGFFSPDFYNAGLLPAYQIEAMLAGGAPYVYHACTPTEYATLQLSGEQLFAQQQHLEKARLYLRLLLTDIRDWQTPTATAPAFSVVQQFLQLIEARLAAHESALALDAYAEVLCVDAKYLSALCRKATGRSAARLLKEKVTTEAKVLLTGTQLPISDIAYQLAFYDVAHFSRWFKQVAGQTPSAYRAQFTGYK
- a CDS encoding carboxypeptidase-like regulatory domain-containing protein, translating into MKNRVRTKSVHGIIRGSLASAVLCASVEVALGATDKSAPGSPAAFPVSPAIDLSLPDVPVRGTVTDTKGDPLPGVNVVVKGTTNGTQTDAQGAFSISAPEGATLVFSFIGYKPQEVAASASRLTIQLSSDDKALDEVVVVGYGTQSRATVTGAVSSVKSEEILRTPAVAATSALVGRVPGITARQADARPGNGSTIQIRNLGDPLYVIDGIVSDVGQFNNLGISDIENISILKDASAAIYGLRAANGVVLVTTKRGKTNQKPTISISGYYGLQNFTKYPHPANAYQHQRALVESEQNLAQQQRRSPNAVNDPVSGIPLTATELEKWRQGTDPGYKSYDYYKMVMRPNVPQYFVNGSLSGVART
- a CDS encoding RidA family protein, whose amino-acid sequence is MKALFSSGLLLFIAGTAAAQTRPASVTFLNPATVAPAKGYSHAAQVDLGSSTMLIISGQVALDAQGAVVGPGNVGQQAEQAFANLKAIVEAAGGTMRDVVKLSYFLLDVSQLPAVRTVRDRYINTSTPPASTAVQVSKLFRDELLLEIEATAIIPKKQSTR